One Aquisediminimonas profunda genomic region harbors:
- a CDS encoding crotonase/enoyl-CoA hydratase family protein yields the protein MSEVLTEVRDGVLIITLNRPEAKNAANRALAEGVAAALDTLDGDDTLRVGIITGAGGTFCSGMDLKAFLQGELPSVKGRGFAGITEAPPKKPLIAAVDGYALAGGFEIMLACDLVVANAQAKFGIPEAKRGLAAAAGGLVRLPRQINPRLAMELALTGDFITAQRAYEIGLINRLTDGVALDGALELAASITANGPLAVAASKRVIVESRDWSESDMWKKQTEALGNLFMSEDAREGAAAFAQKRKPEWKGR from the coding sequence ATGTCTGAAGTCTTGACCGAAGTGCGCGATGGCGTGTTGATTATCACCCTCAACAGGCCCGAAGCCAAGAATGCAGCCAACCGGGCGCTGGCCGAAGGTGTTGCAGCCGCGCTCGACACTTTGGATGGGGACGATACCCTTCGCGTCGGGATCATTACCGGCGCTGGCGGAACCTTCTGTTCGGGGATGGATCTGAAGGCGTTTCTGCAAGGCGAATTGCCTTCAGTTAAAGGAAGGGGATTTGCCGGCATTACCGAGGCGCCACCGAAAAAGCCGCTGATCGCCGCTGTCGATGGCTATGCTCTTGCAGGCGGCTTCGAGATCATGCTGGCATGCGACCTTGTCGTTGCGAACGCCCAAGCCAAATTCGGCATTCCGGAAGCGAAGCGTGGTCTTGCTGCAGCCGCTGGCGGGCTTGTTCGCCTACCGCGTCAAATCAACCCGCGGCTTGCCATGGAACTGGCGCTGACCGGCGATTTCATCACTGCACAGCGTGCCTATGAAATAGGGCTGATCAATCGCCTGACCGACGGTGTAGCGTTGGATGGGGCCTTGGAACTTGCGGCAAGTATCACTGCCAATGGCCCGCTGGCAGTCGCGGCTTCAAAGCGCGTCATCGTGGAATCGCGCGATTGGTCAGAGAGCGACATGTGGAAGAAGCAGACGGAGGCCCTTGGAAATCTGTTCATGAGCGAAGATGCTCGCGAAGGTGCGGCGGCATTTGCACAAAAGCGCAAGCCTGAATGGAAAGGGCGCTAG
- a CDS encoding class I adenylate-forming enzyme family protein: MTLEALLSAEFSNLPEIVRHHASNRPDAIAVADPDSRLTWAEFNRLGDRIASRLQREGIGPGGAVALAGFNSAHHVAVWLGVLKTGAVAGLITYSATGEQMAAMIADTGARHLFLDAGAAATLEGFDLGNVERIAMDGSDAGEPLSQWMDPEGSAPEPVEIRPESGFNIIYSSGTTGIPKGIVHSHAMRWQHIQRGLPAYGQDSVTILSTPMYSNTTMASFLPTLGSGGKIVLMKKFDARGFLELAERERATNTMLVPVQYRRIMALPDFDTFDLSSFVMKYCTSAPFPAALKADVVKRWPGGLVEIYGLTEGGGVCLLEAHKYPDKLHTVGQPSPGHDMRVIDEHGNELPPGSVGEIVGRSPAMMTGYNNRPDATKAMHWYDTEGRLFYRHGDIGRFDEDGFLTLMDRAKDMIISGGFNIYPSDLEAVLLQHPGVVEAAVIGAPSEEWGETPVGFVVLRDGVKTEEVLTFVNGRLGKTQRLNRLVETGELPRSAIGKVLKRELRDSLT, encoded by the coding sequence ATGACCCTTGAAGCCTTGCTCTCCGCGGAGTTTTCCAATCTCCCTGAAATAGTCCGCCACCATGCGTCCAATCGGCCCGATGCAATAGCCGTTGCAGATCCGGATTCTCGGCTGACTTGGGCCGAATTCAACCGGCTGGGCGACAGGATCGCTTCGCGGCTCCAGCGGGAAGGCATAGGACCGGGAGGTGCTGTCGCGTTGGCCGGTTTCAATTCGGCGCATCACGTTGCTGTGTGGCTTGGCGTCCTGAAGACCGGGGCGGTTGCAGGGCTGATAACCTATTCTGCAACCGGCGAACAAATGGCTGCGATGATTGCGGATACAGGTGCGCGACATCTCTTCCTCGATGCCGGGGCTGCTGCGACACTTGAAGGCTTTGACCTTGGCAATGTTGAGCGGATCGCGATGGACGGCAGTGATGCCGGAGAACCGCTTTCCCAATGGATGGATCCCGAAGGCAGTGCGCCGGAGCCGGTTGAGATCAGGCCCGAAAGCGGCTTCAACATCATCTACTCTTCCGGAACGACCGGCATTCCAAAGGGCATCGTGCACAGCCATGCGATGCGCTGGCAGCACATTCAGCGCGGGCTGCCTGCCTATGGTCAAGATTCCGTGACGATCCTTTCCACGCCCATGTATTCCAATACCACAATGGCTTCGTTCCTCCCGACTTTGGGTTCGGGAGGCAAGATCGTCCTTATGAAGAAGTTTGACGCGAGAGGATTTCTCGAACTCGCAGAGCGTGAACGCGCGACCAATACGATGCTTGTGCCTGTCCAGTATCGTCGCATAATGGCGCTCCCGGATTTCGACACTTTCGACTTGTCGAGCTTTGTCATGAAATATTGCACAAGCGCGCCTTTCCCGGCAGCGCTCAAGGCAGATGTCGTGAAGCGCTGGCCAGGCGGTCTTGTCGAGATATACGGATTGACTGAAGGCGGCGGGGTTTGCCTGCTCGAAGCGCACAAATATCCAGACAAGCTTCATACCGTCGGACAGCCGTCTCCGGGCCATGACATGCGAGTAATCGATGAGCACGGGAATGAACTGCCGCCGGGATCGGTTGGAGAGATCGTCGGCCGTTCACCTGCAATGATGACCGGGTACAACAATCGACCGGACGCGACCAAGGCCATGCATTGGTACGATACTGAAGGTCGGTTGTTTTATCGGCATGGGGACATTGGCCGGTTCGATGAGGACGGGTTCTTGACCTTGATGGATCGCGCAAAGGACATGATCATATCGGGGGGCTTCAATATCTACCCCAGCGATTTGGAAGCGGTCTTGCTGCAGCATCCGGGCGTTGTCGAAGCTGCTGTCATTGGCGCGCCGAGCGAGGAGTGGGGGGAAACGCCAGTGGGATTTGTTGTCCTGCGTGACGGCGTAAAGACCGAAGAGGTCCTGACATTCGTCAACGGCAGGTTGGGAAAAACACAACGTCTGAACCGTCTGGTCGAAACTGGCGAACTCCCGAGGAGTGCTATCGGCAAAGTCCTCAAGCGCGAGCTTCGCGATAGCTTGACGTAA
- a CDS encoding CHAP domain-containing protein: MIRLARTILAFGALYGAAAPLSALPLAEPTPRYHWECAPFARAVSGIQIYGDAYTWWDQAEGRYKRGHRPKIGAVLAFLPHGRMELGHVATVSDIIDDRTILVAHANWSPINGRRGQVERDVKVIDVSEAGDWSAVRVWYAPNEDMGGAAWPVHGFIYPPRSVTAAPKLPYANVLAWTASLDEVRRPTGRIAYLGKLLPGLVSSKEKGRKAGKTDQ; encoded by the coding sequence ATGATCCGGTTGGCAAGGACCATTCTGGCGTTCGGCGCCTTGTACGGCGCGGCTGCTCCGCTCTCGGCGCTGCCGCTCGCGGAGCCGACGCCCCGATATCACTGGGAATGTGCTCCTTTTGCCCGGGCAGTTTCAGGCATCCAGATTTATGGTGATGCGTATACCTGGTGGGATCAGGCGGAGGGTCGTTACAAACGAGGACACCGTCCCAAGATTGGTGCCGTCTTGGCCTTCCTCCCGCATGGCAGGATGGAGCTTGGCCATGTGGCAACAGTCAGCGACATCATCGATGACCGCACAATCCTCGTCGCACATGCCAACTGGTCGCCGATCAATGGTCGGCGCGGACAAGTCGAACGTGATGTCAAGGTAATTGACGTCTCAGAGGCAGGCGATTGGAGCGCCGTCCGCGTCTGGTATGCTCCCAATGAAGACATGGGTGGAGCAGCATGGCCCGTGCATGGCTTCATCTATCCGCCGCGAAGCGTCACTGCAGCGCCAAAATTGCCCTACGCGAATGTCCTGGCCTGGACTGCCAGCCTTGATGAAGTCCGGCGCCCAACTGGACGTATTGCCTATCTGGGCAAGCTGTTGCCCGGACTGGTTTCATCAAAGGAAAAAGGGCGCAAGGCCGGAAAGACCGACCAGTAA
- the pepN gene encoding aminopeptidase N, with amino-acid sequence MLDAMNAPSVPNVVHREDYHPPDWLVPSVQLDFNLSAHGTRVHATLRVERNGLHDRPLRLDGDELQPLQVRVDGEETSNWILDEGALLLALDGDAFTIETEVELNPAANTKLMGLYASNGLLCTQCEAEGFRRITFFPDRPDVLSRYHVRMEADREAYPILLCNGDPVGRGELANGRHWVEWNDPFPKPAYLFALVAGDLHANRDSFVTMSGRKVDLAIWVRESDLPKTAHAMAALKTSMKWDEDVYGREYDLAIFNIVAVDDFNFGAMENKGLNIFNSRYILADPDTATDLDYDAILGVVAHEYFHNWSGDRVTCRDWFQLSLKEGFTVFRDQCFSADQGSAAVRRIEDVRMLRASQFQEDAGPLAHPVRPESYIEISNFYTATIYNKGAEVIRMLHTLLGQEKFRAGSDLYFERHDGQAVTCEDFVLAMEEASGVDLGQFRLWYSQAGTPHVKASLTHDASRQEAVLKLEQSVPDTPGQSNKLPMAIPLKIALFNRESANREIEQLEILTDVEKEIRIAGFAKHPVLSINRGFSAPIIVESDRSASDLAFLSAHDDDPFGRYEAMQQLMLDTLVSAVSSGTADHGPVIEAVRNTLTNNALDPAFVAEAVLLPSEAFIGDQMLVVDPDAINSARDALRRDLGGSLEGLWRGAFAAHAAKSFEYSPEAKGSRRLRNVSLGYLAGASVSDAAKLAFHQFETADNMTDRLAALGTLANSDADERVAALDIFYNRYRDNPLVIDKWFTTQALSTRKDTIEAVKDLREHPDFTLQNPNRVRALAGAFSVNQQQFNLADGSGYRFLTDILLELDPINPQTAAKLLPPLGRWRRFDAKRQGLMKAQLERIVGQAGLSKDLYEQASKSLASE; translated from the coding sequence ATGCTTGATGCCATGAACGCTCCATCCGTCCCGAATGTAGTTCACAGGGAAGACTATCATCCGCCAGACTGGCTTGTGCCATCTGTTCAGCTCGATTTCAATTTGTCGGCTCACGGAACCCGAGTGCATGCCACCTTGCGCGTTGAACGCAATGGACTTCATGATCGACCTCTGCGCTTGGATGGAGACGAACTGCAGCCCTTGCAGGTTAGAGTAGATGGGGAAGAGACGAGCAACTGGATTCTGGACGAAGGTGCACTTCTGCTCGCGCTTGATGGCGATGCCTTCACAATCGAAACGGAAGTTGAACTGAATCCGGCAGCCAATACCAAGCTGATGGGACTTTACGCGTCGAACGGTTTGCTATGTACCCAGTGCGAAGCCGAGGGATTTCGCAGGATCACATTCTTTCCAGACAGGCCCGATGTGCTGAGCCGTTATCATGTCAGGATGGAAGCCGATCGTGAGGCCTATCCGATCCTGCTGTGCAATGGTGATCCGGTTGGCCGCGGAGAATTGGCCAATGGTCGGCATTGGGTCGAATGGAATGATCCTTTTCCCAAACCTGCCTATCTTTTTGCTCTGGTCGCTGGCGACCTTCACGCGAACCGGGATTCGTTTGTCACCATGTCGGGTCGCAAGGTCGACCTCGCAATCTGGGTAAGAGAAAGCGATCTTCCCAAGACAGCCCATGCCATGGCGGCGCTCAAGACCAGCATGAAATGGGATGAGGACGTCTACGGACGGGAATATGATCTGGCCATTTTCAATATTGTCGCAGTTGATGATTTCAATTTCGGCGCGATGGAAAACAAGGGCCTCAACATATTCAATTCACGCTATATTCTGGCAGATCCGGATACCGCAACTGATCTGGATTATGACGCCATTCTGGGTGTCGTTGCGCATGAATATTTCCACAACTGGTCGGGCGACCGCGTAACCTGTCGGGACTGGTTTCAGCTCTCACTGAAGGAAGGCTTTACAGTTTTTCGGGACCAGTGCTTTTCAGCCGACCAGGGCTCGGCAGCGGTAAGGCGCATTGAAGACGTTCGTATGCTCCGAGCTTCCCAATTTCAGGAAGATGCTGGCCCACTCGCGCATCCGGTCCGGCCTGAGTCCTATATCGAAATTTCAAACTTCTACACTGCGACAATCTACAACAAGGGTGCGGAAGTCATCCGCATGCTGCACACCTTGCTGGGACAGGAAAAATTCCGTGCCGGTAGCGACCTCTATTTCGAGCGACATGACGGCCAGGCCGTGACCTGCGAGGATTTTGTCCTTGCCATGGAGGAAGCAAGTGGCGTCGACCTGGGCCAGTTCCGGCTCTGGTATTCACAAGCAGGGACGCCGCATGTCAAGGCAAGTCTCACGCATGATGCGTCCAGGCAGGAGGCAGTGCTGAAGCTCGAGCAGTCGGTGCCTGACACGCCAGGGCAAAGCAACAAACTGCCTATGGCTATCCCGCTCAAGATTGCGCTTTTTAACCGAGAATCGGCAAATCGCGAGATTGAACAGCTGGAGATCCTGACAGACGTAGAAAAGGAAATTCGCATTGCCGGGTTTGCAAAGCACCCGGTGCTCTCCATCAACCGTGGCTTTTCCGCACCAATTATTGTGGAAAGTGATCGGAGCGCATCGGACTTGGCCTTTCTGTCGGCGCATGATGATGATCCGTTCGGGCGCTATGAGGCCATGCAGCAACTGATGCTGGATACACTGGTAAGTGCCGTGAGTTCGGGCACTGCAGATCATGGGCCAGTTATCGAAGCGGTTCGCAATACACTGACCAACAATGCCCTTGATCCGGCATTTGTGGCAGAAGCCGTTCTGCTGCCAAGCGAGGCTTTTATTGGCGACCAGATGCTGGTGGTGGATCCCGATGCAATCAATTCTGCACGAGACGCCCTGCGCCGCGATCTCGGTGGTTCGCTCGAAGGTCTCTGGCGAGGAGCATTTGCTGCCCATGCCGCAAAATCCTTTGAATATAGTCCAGAAGCAAAGGGCAGCCGGCGTCTTCGGAATGTGTCGCTCGGATATCTGGCTGGGGCAAGCGTTTCGGATGCTGCAAAACTGGCGTTCCACCAGTTCGAGACTGCAGACAATATGACCGATCGACTTGCAGCGCTCGGAACGCTCGCCAATAGCGACGCCGACGAACGTGTGGCCGCGCTGGACATTTTCTACAATCGCTATCGCGACAATCCGCTGGTGATCGACAAATGGTTTACCACTCAGGCCCTCTCGACGAGGAAGGATACTATTGAGGCGGTCAAGGATTTGCGGGAGCATCCTGATTTCACGCTCCAGAACCCGAACCGGGTAAGAGCCTTGGCGGGAGCCTTTTCCGTCAATCAGCAGCAGTTCAATCTCGCAGATGGCTCAGGCTACCGCTTCCTCACAGACATCCTTCTTGAACTTGACCCGATCAATCCGCAGACCGCGGCCAAGCTGCTTCCGCCTCTTGGCCGTTGGCGCCGGTTTGATGCCAAGAGGCAGGGTTTGATGAAGGCGCAGTTGGAACGCATTGTTGGTCAGGCCGGGTTGAGCAAGGATCTGTACGAGCAAGCTTCAAAGAGTCTTGCAAGCGAATAG
- a CDS encoding M48 family metallopeptidase: MRPKSVSLFSALACLVVVPAAAHAAPFDPEAATQAYLATLKGAARAQSDAYFEGGYWLLLWGTLAAVFADFILLRTGLSARFRNWAERVTKRRFVQSMLYGVPYVIISSTILVPWTIYTGYVREKQYGLLTQGFGDWAGEQAILLVLNIIAFSLIIALVMNGIRRSPKRWWLWGTGMAALTMVFFIMIAPVFINPLFNTYTELAPGPVRDRIVGMAQSRGIPANHIYVFDQSKQHKRISANVAGIGPTIRISLNDNLLKRTTLSETAAVMGHEMGHYVLNHSLRLAIGFGLVFGFCFWIASLVVPGIVARWGAGWGIRGIDDVAAWPVYSIVITILILAMTPVKNTLIRSQESEADAFGLDVAREPDGFAQAAMQLSEYRKIEPGPVEEFLFYDHPSGRTRVRMSMEWKARHLADPRPK; encoded by the coding sequence ATGAGACCAAAATCCGTATCCCTTTTTTCAGCCTTGGCATGTCTGGTAGTCGTGCCTGCAGCAGCTCATGCGGCGCCGTTTGATCCTGAAGCGGCAACTCAAGCCTATCTCGCCACGCTCAAAGGTGCCGCCCGTGCTCAGTCGGACGCCTATTTCGAGGGTGGCTATTGGCTGTTGCTCTGGGGCACTCTCGCAGCTGTGTTTGCCGACTTCATCCTGTTGCGCACAGGATTGTCCGCGCGCTTTCGGAACTGGGCCGAACGCGTCACCAAAAGACGCTTCGTGCAATCGATGCTCTATGGCGTTCCCTATGTGATCATCAGCTCGACCATCCTCGTTCCGTGGACAATTTACACAGGCTATGTGCGCGAAAAGCAGTATGGCCTTTTGACGCAAGGGTTTGGCGACTGGGCTGGCGAACAAGCCATCCTCCTCGTGCTGAACATAATCGCATTCTCGCTGATCATCGCCTTGGTGATGAACGGTATCCGGCGGTCCCCGAAACGCTGGTGGCTGTGGGGAACCGGCATGGCCGCCCTTACCATGGTCTTTTTCATCATGATTGCGCCGGTTTTCATCAACCCGTTGTTCAACACCTATACAGAGTTGGCGCCGGGTCCGGTCAGGGACAGGATTGTAGGCATGGCCCAATCCCGAGGCATTCCGGCCAATCACATTTATGTTTTTGATCAGTCGAAGCAGCATAAGCGCATATCGGCAAATGTGGCAGGTATAGGGCCGACGATCCGCATCTCGCTCAACGACAACCTTCTCAAGCGGACGACACTTTCTGAAACTGCCGCTGTCATGGGGCATGAGATGGGCCACTACGTCCTTAATCACAGCCTTAGACTGGCGATCGGATTTGGTCTGGTCTTTGGCTTTTGCTTCTGGATTGCATCGCTGGTTGTTCCCGGCATCGTCGCGCGTTGGGGGGCTGGCTGGGGTATTCGCGGTATTGACGATGTTGCTGCATGGCCGGTTTACTCAATAGTTATTACAATCCTGATCCTCGCAATGACGCCCGTTAAGAATACGCTGATCCGCAGCCAGGAAAGCGAAGCGGACGCCTTCGGACTCGATGTCGCGCGCGAACCGGACGGATTTGCCCAAGCCGCAATGCAACTTTCCGAATATCGCAAGATCGAACCTGGACCGGTCGAAGAATTCCTGTTTTACGACCATCCTTCGGGCCGGACGCGGGTGCGCATGTCAATGGAGTGGAAAGCCCGGCACCTGGCTGATCCGCGGCCAAAGTAA
- a CDS encoding SDR family NAD(P)-dependent oxidoreductase, with protein sequence MPNLLIFGLGYTALRIAASANALGWEVHATGSAGDLSFDDVGNVKLAIAQASHILSSVPPVVDGDPVLQSYGEAIRASSAQWIGYLSSTGVYGDARGAWVDESAPIRGRRESRNQADRDWQQLSPLTRVFRLPGIYGPGRSALDRVKQGNAHRIDLPHQVFSRIHVDDIVSGVLASFAGPPGSYNLADDAPCSQNRVIEAACDLLDLPHPPLLSLEAAELSREARAFYSENRRVSNAKAKHLLGWMPAYADFAMGLRALSAITSPAIANAPPPAAIAVQL encoded by the coding sequence ATGCCGAACCTGTTGATCTTTGGACTTGGCTATACTGCCTTACGGATAGCAGCGTCTGCAAATGCATTGGGCTGGGAAGTTCACGCGACTGGCTCTGCCGGAGATTTAAGCTTTGACGATGTCGGCAATGTCAAATTGGCCATTGCGCAGGCAAGCCACATTCTCTCTTCCGTGCCGCCGGTTGTCGACGGAGACCCTGTGTTGCAGTCCTATGGTGAAGCCATACGTGCAAGTTCAGCACAATGGATCGGCTATCTTTCTTCAACCGGAGTTTATGGCGATGCGCGTGGTGCCTGGGTTGATGAGTCCGCGCCAATCAGGGGCCGTCGTGAAAGCCGCAATCAGGCAGACCGCGACTGGCAGCAGCTTTCACCCCTGACACGAGTGTTCCGACTACCCGGCATATATGGGCCAGGGCGTTCCGCTTTGGATCGAGTAAAGCAAGGCAACGCGCATCGGATCGATTTGCCCCATCAGGTTTTCAGCCGCATCCATGTCGACGACATTGTTTCAGGTGTCCTGGCGAGCTTCGCAGGCCCACCGGGCTCCTACAATCTTGCTGATGATGCGCCTTGCTCGCAGAACCGCGTCATTGAGGCGGCGTGCGACCTTTTGGATTTGCCGCACCCTCCTCTTCTCTCACTCGAAGCCGCCGAATTGAGTCGGGAAGCTCGCGCCTTCTATTCGGAAAACAGGCGTGTCTCCAATGCAAAGGCCAAGCATTTGCTAGGATGGATGCCAGCCTATGCCGACTTTGCGATGGGCCTGCGCGCGCTGAGCGCGATTACGAGTCCTGCCATTGCCAACGCGCCACCACCTGCAGCTATTGCCGTCCAATTATAA
- a CDS encoding DMT family transporter — MSKPFGHSLLSLHVQIPFWICTLIWGTTWFVIRGQLGVVPPSWSVTYRFAVSALAMFAYAWFKGERLTLNGRQQRFVLVFGVAQFVFNFNFVYRAEAHITSGLVAILFALLIVPNTLLARIFLGLRATPRFYFGSLVAIAGIVLLFINEYRQGGGGDTVLLGIGLTLLGVLSASVANILQATRRAHEMPMATMLAWGMTWGTLADALWAWASVGPPTIAWNLTYIGGVLYLGIAASAVAFMAYFSVIRMIGPGPAAYSGIITPVIAMVISTLFEHYNWTAIAAGGGALAMAGLVIALSARRPIAKSA, encoded by the coding sequence GTGAGTAAACCTTTCGGTCACTCCCTGTTGAGTTTGCATGTTCAGATCCCGTTCTGGATATGCACGCTTATCTGGGGTACGACGTGGTTTGTAATCCGCGGGCAGCTTGGGGTGGTGCCTCCCAGTTGGTCGGTCACATACCGGTTTGCCGTTTCGGCGTTGGCAATGTTTGCATATGCATGGTTCAAGGGTGAGCGGCTCACGCTTAATGGTCGGCAGCAACGATTTGTGCTGGTGTTTGGAGTGGCCCAATTCGTCTTCAATTTCAATTTCGTCTATCGGGCTGAAGCGCACATAACCTCAGGATTGGTGGCAATTCTTTTTGCGTTGCTGATTGTGCCCAACACACTGCTGGCGCGCATCTTTCTTGGCCTTCGCGCAACCCCGCGGTTCTATTTTGGTTCGCTGGTCGCCATTGCTGGCATCGTTCTGCTTTTCATCAACGAGTATAGGCAGGGGGGTGGAGGGGACACTGTACTGCTGGGGATTGGACTGACTTTGCTCGGTGTGCTTTCCGCCTCGGTCGCCAATATTCTTCAGGCGACACGAAGAGCGCATGAAATGCCAATGGCAACCATGCTTGCGTGGGGGATGACTTGGGGCACCTTGGCTGACGCCCTTTGGGCATGGGCTTCGGTCGGCCCGCCGACGATTGCGTGGAACCTCACCTACATCGGTGGCGTCCTCTATCTCGGAATTGCTGCCTCCGCAGTCGCGTTCATGGCCTATTTCAGTGTCATCCGAATGATTGGGCCAGGGCCAGCTGCCTATTCCGGGATCATCACCCCGGTCATAGCAATGGTGATATCAACCCTGTTTGAGCATTATAATTGGACGGCAATAGCTGCAGGTGGTGGCGCGTTGGCAATGGCAGGACTCGTAATCGCGCTCAGCGCGCGCAGGCCCATCGCAAAGTCGGCATAG
- a CDS encoding threonine aldolase family protein, whose product MRFFSDNAASVHPKVLDAIARVNQVDTAYDGDSLSRSLDTAFSELFECDVAALWVSTGTAANALGLASLCPPHGSIVCHSEAHIQIDECGAPEFYTHGAKLLLAPGEGAKLSPDAVRGVVGAIRKDVHQAQPHAVSITNATEYGLTYSENDVRAIGDAARELGLRFHMDGARFANAVASTGATPADLTWKSGVDVLSFGFVKNGGMSAEALIFFDPSLAEATRYRRKRGGHLLSKGRYLAAQILAMLEDGLWLDNARAANEGANALGQAAGTRLVYPVQANEVFVRMTSQEAARLRAQGFDFYDWAPGEIRLVISWDQPKHEVSALAAAISGL is encoded by the coding sequence ATGCGGTTCTTTTCCGACAATGCTGCTTCAGTTCACCCGAAGGTTCTGGATGCCATTGCTCGTGTCAATCAGGTTGACACGGCTTACGACGGCGACTCTCTCAGCCGCTCCTTGGATACGGCGTTTTCGGAGCTATTTGAATGTGATGTAGCAGCACTCTGGGTATCGACTGGAACAGCCGCTAACGCCTTGGGGCTTGCCAGTTTGTGTCCGCCGCATGGCAGTATTGTTTGCCATTCCGAAGCGCACATCCAGATTGATGAATGCGGCGCTCCCGAATTTTACACGCATGGTGCAAAACTCCTGCTTGCACCGGGAGAAGGAGCGAAACTCTCTCCGGATGCCGTGCGGGGCGTCGTAGGCGCAATCCGCAAGGACGTTCATCAGGCCCAACCGCACGCGGTGTCTATTACGAACGCTACGGAATATGGGCTGACCTATAGCGAAAATGATGTCCGTGCCATTGGCGACGCAGCAAGAGAGTTGGGATTGCGGTTCCATATGGATGGCGCGCGATTTGCAAACGCTGTGGCGTCAACCGGGGCGACACCGGCCGATTTGACATGGAAAAGCGGTGTTGATGTTCTGAGCTTTGGCTTTGTCAAAAATGGCGGGATGAGCGCGGAAGCCCTGATCTTTTTCGATCCTTCCCTTGCTGAAGCGACCCGTTATCGCAGAAAGCGGGGTGGGCATCTGCTGTCAAAAGGGCGTTACCTTGCAGCGCAGATCCTGGCCATGCTTGAAGATGGCCTTTGGCTGGACAATGCCCGGGCTGCCAATGAAGGAGCGAATGCCTTGGGCCAGGCTGCCGGCACACGACTGGTCTACCCGGTTCAGGCCAATGAAGTGTTCGTTCGAATGACTTCGCAAGAGGCTGCGCGCCTGAGAGCGCAAGGTTTTGACTTTTACGATTGGGCGCCAGGCGAGATCCGGCTCGTGATTTCATGGGACCAGCCGAAGCATGAAGTTTCTGCGCTTGCTGCGGCTATTTCTGGCTTGTGA